One genomic segment of Desulforamulus reducens MI-1 includes these proteins:
- a CDS encoding IS3 family transposase, with amino-acid sequence MSNNGRKYNKEFKLEAVKLIVEKGRSVPSVALDLGVHEKTLYKWVSDYKKDNENAFPGSGRLRPEDEIIRQLKRRVADLEQENAILKKAAAIFANHRK; translated from the coding sequence ATGAGTAACAATGGCAGAAAATACAACAAAGAATTTAAGTTAGAAGCTGTAAAATTGATTGTGGAAAAAGGGCGCAGTGTTCCTAGCGTAGCATTAGACCTCGGCGTACATGAAAAAACCCTTTATAAATGGGTTTCAGATTATAAAAAAGATAATGAGAATGCATTTCCGGGGAGCGGACGGCTAAGACCCGAAGACGAGATAATTCGGCAATTAAAACGCCGTGTTGCCGATTTAGAGCAAGAAAATGCTATTTTAAAAAAGGCAGCGGCCATCTTCGCAAACCACCGGAAATAA
- a CDS encoding CBS domain-containing protein, with amino-acid sequence MNCVEQIMIRELITISPFDSVGRVVNVMEKHKIGGLPVLENKRLVGIITSRDVRKAHPNRLVADAMSREVVTVMPQFSLWQAKELMENHCIERLVVLKEDYPVGLITKSGLITELGKYTDALTGLPRAEFLYDKALEFLRKGQEIAIIFLDLDDFGFIDKQFGHVVGDEILRQMAQVLKGTTQDKLDYLCRYAGDEFAIVTIRPWEDAQRLAQGIVEAISLEKWPQLINVKGSAGVVGSQIMCCHSINREADVISDLFNMASLASTKAKKEEGSIVIAGQVKL; translated from the coding sequence ATGAATTGTGTGGAACAAATCATGATAAGAGAACTAATTACTATTTCCCCGTTCGATTCTGTCGGACGGGTTGTTAATGTAATGGAAAAACACAAAATAGGTGGTTTGCCGGTCCTGGAAAATAAACGTCTGGTGGGAATTATAACATCTCGGGATGTGAGAAAGGCTCATCCAAATCGATTGGTAGCAGATGCAATGAGCAGAGAGGTTGTAACCGTTATGCCTCAATTTTCTCTTTGGCAGGCTAAGGAACTGATGGAAAATCACTGTATCGAGCGGTTAGTGGTGTTAAAAGAAGATTATCCAGTTGGTCTGATCACAAAGTCGGGTCTTATAACGGAGCTGGGAAAATATACTGATGCGCTAACAGGTTTGCCTAGGGCGGAGTTCTTATATGATAAGGCCCTGGAATTCTTACGGAAAGGGCAAGAGATTGCTATCATTTTTTTAGATCTGGATGACTTTGGCTTTATAGATAAACAATTTGGCCATGTGGTAGGGGATGAAATCCTACGTCAGATGGCTCAAGTATTAAAGGGTACAACTCAAGATAAGCTGGATTATCTATGTCGCTATGCGGGAGACGAATTTGCCATTGTAACAATAAGACCTTGGGAGGATGCCCAAAGGCTGGCACAGGGGATTGTTGAAGCCATTTCTCTGGAAAAATGGCCCCAGTTAATTAATGTTAAGGGGTCAGCGGGGGTTGTGGGAAGTCAGATCATGTGTTGCCATTCAATTAATAGGGAAGCAGATGTGATATCTGACCTCTTCAATATGGCCAGCTTGGCTTCGACGAAAGCCAAAAAGGAAGAAGGCTCCATTGTAATTGCAGGACAAGTTAAGTTATAA
- a CDS encoding YqeG family HAD IIIA-type phosphatase — MLAKLYPKLFVPSLFDINLSDLKRAGIKAILFDIDNTLIPWDRKDLDPKIEKWFRSLGQEGFKLCFVSNNDERRVIALTSLLQVPGVHKAAKPRRKGLRRALRILGTDIHETALVGDQVFTDVLAGNRLGLYTILVAPLAGKEFIGTRINRKLEKLVLRRIKKRYLK, encoded by the coding sequence ATGTTAGCAAAGCTTTATCCTAAGCTGTTCGTACCCTCTTTATTTGATATCAACCTGTCAGACTTAAAGAGAGCAGGCATAAAGGCCATACTATTTGATATTGATAATACGTTAATTCCCTGGGATCGAAAGGATTTGGATCCCAAAATTGAAAAGTGGTTTCGCAGCCTTGGTCAAGAGGGCTTCAAACTGTGTTTTGTATCCAATAACGATGAAAGAAGGGTTATAGCCTTAACTTCTTTATTACAGGTACCCGGTGTTCATAAGGCTGCAAAACCCCGTCGTAAAGGTTTACGCAGAGCTCTTAGAATTTTGGGGACCGATATTCATGAAACTGCTCTGGTTGGGGATCAAGTTTTTACAGATGTTCTAGCTGGCAATCGGCTGGGCTTGTATACAATCCTAGTGGCTCCATTGGCCGGCAAGGAATTTATCGGAACAAGAATAAATAGAAAATTAGAGAAGTTAGTTTTAAGACGCATTAAAAAAAGGTATTTGAAATAA
- the aroE gene encoding shikimate dehydrogenase: MGHCRINGKTQVCGLFGFPVEHSFSPAMHNAAFQQLDLNWTYVPFRVHPDNLKQAVTGIFSLNMAGVNVTVPHKQRVMPFLDELEPAARIIGAVNTIVNNNGKLVGYNTDGKGFVRALTEEARFNPLGKSAILIGAGGAARAVAVQLALSGLRTIYITNRNQEKAEELARDILESTDTSASMIPWGNNLLGKRMVEVDLVVQATPLGMSPEVDQVPEFPFQMLTPQHLVCDLIYNPEQTCFLRRAKSRGSKTMNGLAMLLYQGVLAFELWTGFTAPVDVMRNVLHKQVAKG; this comes from the coding sequence ATGGGACATTGTAGAATAAATGGAAAGACCCAAGTGTGTGGTTTGTTTGGTTTTCCGGTGGAACACTCCTTTTCTCCGGCTATGCATAATGCAGCTTTTCAGCAATTAGATTTGAATTGGACCTATGTTCCCTTTCGTGTTCACCCGGATAACCTTAAACAAGCAGTTACAGGAATCTTTTCATTAAATATGGCTGGTGTCAATGTTACGGTACCCCATAAACAGAGGGTTATGCCTTTTTTAGATGAACTGGAGCCGGCTGCTCGAATCATTGGGGCAGTTAATACCATTGTTAACAACAATGGTAAACTTGTGGGCTACAATACCGACGGCAAAGGTTTTGTTCGAGCATTAACCGAAGAGGCTCGTTTTAACCCCCTAGGAAAAAGTGCAATTCTTATTGGCGCAGGGGGAGCTGCCCGGGCCGTTGCAGTACAACTGGCCCTTTCTGGACTACGAACCATTTACATAACCAACCGTAATCAAGAAAAAGCTGAAGAGTTGGCCAGAGATATCCTTGAATCCACTGACACCAGTGCCAGCATGATACCCTGGGGGAATAACCTCTTAGGGAAACGGATGGTTGAAGTAGACTTGGTGGTACAGGCCACGCCCCTTGGTATGAGCCCGGAAGTGGATCAAGTGCCGGAGTTTCCCTTTCAGATGTTAACTCCTCAACACCTTGTTTGTGATTTAATCTATAATCCGGAACAAACATGCTTTCTTAGAAGAGCAAAGAGCAGGGGCAGCAAAACCATGAATGGTTTGGCAATGCTGCTCTATCAGGGAGTTTTAGCCTTTGAATTATGGACAGGTTTTACGGCGCCGGTGGATGTTATGAGGAATGTGTTGCATAAGCAAGTTGCTAAAGGTTAG
- the aroC gene encoding chorismate synthase codes for MLRFLTAGESHGPALTAIVEGMVAGLPVTHEYINTQLARRQGGYGRGGRMKIEKDEVQFLSGIRGGYTTGSPITLQIANRDWQNWCHIMASGPDALLDERVVTRPRPGHADLPGAIKYDHSDIRNILERSSARETAARVAVGSMARCLLEELDIKLVGFVCSIGSIKASVAENLSIEDLVARTQSSQLFCPDEQAEEAMVKEIDQAKETGDSLGGVFEVRVYGVPVGLGSHVQWDRKLDSRLAGAMMGIQAIKGVEIGLGFGAAAVPGSQVHDEIYYAAQRGFYRGSNRAGGIEGGITNGEPLILRAAMKPIPTLYKPLRSVDIKNKEPYLASVERSDVCAVPAACVVGEAVVAWELAVALMEKFGGDSLGEIKARLNQWQQWVRQV; via the coding sequence ATGTTACGTTTTCTTACCGCAGGGGAGTCCCACGGACCTGCCCTCACAGCCATTGTGGAGGGCATGGTGGCCGGGCTACCCGTCACTCATGAATATATAAATACCCAACTGGCCAGAAGGCAAGGGGGTTATGGTAGGGGTGGCCGGATGAAAATTGAAAAGGATGAGGTTCAGTTTTTATCTGGCATACGAGGTGGATATACCACCGGAAGCCCCATAACTTTGCAAATTGCCAACAGGGATTGGCAGAATTGGTGTCATATTATGGCTTCTGGACCGGATGCCCTGCTGGATGAAAGGGTGGTTACCCGACCTAGGCCGGGTCATGCAGATTTACCCGGTGCCATAAAATATGATCATTCAGACATACGCAATATATTGGAACGTTCCAGTGCAAGGGAAACAGCTGCCCGAGTAGCTGTGGGTTCTATGGCCCGTTGTCTACTGGAGGAACTGGATATTAAGCTCGTGGGGTTTGTGTGTAGTATTGGTTCCATAAAAGCCAGTGTGGCAGAAAACCTGTCCATTGAGGATCTAGTGGCAAGAACCCAATCTTCACAGCTTTTTTGCCCAGATGAACAGGCAGAAGAAGCTATGGTTAAGGAAATTGATCAAGCAAAGGAAACGGGTGATTCCCTGGGAGGCGTTTTTGAAGTAAGGGTCTATGGAGTACCGGTGGGATTGGGGAGTCATGTTCAGTGGGATCGTAAACTGGACAGCCGATTGGCCGGTGCAATGATGGGAATTCAAGCTATAAAAGGTGTAGAAATAGGTCTAGGTTTTGGTGCTGCAGCGGTTCCTGGTTCTCAGGTACACGATGAGATCTACTATGCTGCTCAAAGAGGATTTTATAGAGGGTCTAATCGCGCAGGCGGAATTGAAGGAGGTATCACCAATGGTGAGCCGCTTATTCTAAGAGCAGCTATGAAACCCATACCAACCCTATATAAACCTTTGCGCAGTGTGGATATAAAAAATAAAGAACCTTACTTAGCATCAGTCGAAAGATCTGATGTATGTGCAGTTCCTGCTGCCTGTGTGGTGGGAGAAGCCGTGGTGGCATGGGAACTGGCTGTTGCCTTGATGGAAAAATTTGGTGGAGATAGCCTTGGGGAAATCAAAGCAAGACTAAACCAGTGGCAGCAATGGGTTAGGCAGGTGTAA
- a CDS encoding shikimate kinase, giving the protein MKNIVLVGFMGSGKSSIGHRLARKLGYQFVDTDYAIEEVTGLTVEQIFAKHGIKRFRGEEVLLVSKLADKEGVVIATGGGLVLNSQNVEKLQQNGIFICLQASPETICKRVKNKRTRPLLARGNLKEKVIKLLQERKDAYDMADLTISTDHLEPDDIVKIIYKFLLERGVIHGNHSG; this is encoded by the coding sequence ATGAAGAACATTGTACTAGTTGGTTTTATGGGTTCCGGCAAAAGTTCCATCGGTCATCGTCTGGCAAGAAAATTAGGGTATCAGTTTGTGGATACAGACTATGCCATCGAGGAAGTTACTGGACTCACAGTGGAACAAATCTTTGCTAAACATGGCATTAAACGCTTTCGAGGTGAAGAGGTTTTACTGGTAAGTAAGTTGGCAGATAAAGAAGGAGTTGTCATTGCCACCGGCGGTGGCTTAGTTCTGAATTCGCAAAACGTAGAAAAGCTTCAGCAGAATGGCATATTTATTTGTCTGCAGGCCTCCCCGGAAACCATCTGCAAGAGAGTAAAAAACAAAAGAACACGTCCATTACTGGCCAGGGGTAATCTGAAAGAAAAGGTTATAAAACTGCTGCAGGAACGAAAAGATGCCTATGACATGGCAGATTTGACAATTAGTACCGATCATTTAGAACCAGATGATATTGTTAAAATCATCTATAAGTTTCTTTTGGAGAGGGGAGTCATTCATGGGAACCATTCAGGTTGA
- the aroB gene encoding 3-dehydroquinate synthase has product MGTIQVDLGNRSYPIYIASAILDKIGTYLSEQPLGKKVLLVTDQQVAPLYAPRVIESLKNAGFKVAVAEIPAGEPSKTLEQASRLYDLAFDHALDRQSSVIALGGGVVGDLAGFVAATYMRGVPFIQIPTTLLAQVDSSVGGKVAVNHSRGKNMIGAFYQPQMVMIDVATLQTLPERELKAGLAEVIKYGVIWDGSFFTWLEKNYSRILNLDTTALEQVAETCCKIKASVVEQDEREQGCRAILNYGHTVGHAIESLSGYGTYLHGEAVAMGMISAARLALNEGILSQQDFERIYRLISAVGLPTELPRGLGPQDIIDSMYHDKKTVLGKLVFVLPRSLGQVDIFKDVKEADILAVLSQ; this is encoded by the coding sequence ATGGGAACCATTCAGGTTGACTTAGGTAACCGCAGTTATCCTATTTATATAGCAAGCGCTATTCTAGATAAGATAGGCACCTATTTGTCAGAACAACCTCTGGGTAAAAAGGTTCTGCTGGTTACGGATCAGCAAGTGGCCCCTCTTTATGCACCAAGGGTAATCGAGTCCTTAAAGAATGCGGGTTTTAAGGTGGCTGTTGCAGAGATACCAGCAGGAGAACCATCCAAAACCCTGGAGCAGGCTAGTAGGTTATATGATTTAGCCTTTGACCATGCCTTAGATCGCCAATCTTCTGTCATTGCCCTAGGGGGAGGTGTTGTAGGAGACTTGGCAGGTTTTGTAGCAGCTACCTATATGAGGGGCGTACCCTTTATTCAAATACCCACTACCCTGCTGGCTCAGGTGGATAGCAGTGTGGGGGGGAAGGTAGCGGTTAATCACTCCCGGGGGAAAAATATGATTGGCGCCTTTTACCAACCTCAAATGGTAATGATTGATGTGGCTACCTTACAGACGTTACCCGAGCGTGAACTAAAGGCGGGTTTAGCAGAAGTTATTAAGTACGGAGTGATTTGGGATGGCAGCTTTTTTACTTGGCTGGAGAAAAACTACTCCCGAATACTTAATTTAGACACTACGGCATTGGAACAGGTGGCCGAAACCTGCTGTAAAATTAAAGCCTCTGTGGTTGAACAAGACGAAAGGGAACAAGGTTGCCGGGCAATTCTAAATTACGGTCATACAGTGGGGCATGCCATTGAATCTCTGAGTGGTTATGGTACTTACTTACATGGTGAAGCGGTGGCCATGGGCATGATCAGCGCGGCCCGCTTGGCTCTTAACGAAGGAATTCTTTCCCAACAAGATTTTGAGAGAATCTACCGTTTGATTTCTGCAGTGGGATTGCCTACGGAGTTGCCCCGGGGCTTGGGACCACAGGACATAATAGATTCTATGTATCATGATAAAAAGACCGTTCTAGGTAAACTGGTTTTTGTTTTGCCCCGCAGCCTTGGTCAGGTGGATATATTCAAGGATGTAAAAGAGGCTGATATCTTAGCTGTCCTTAGTCAGTAA
- a CDS encoding GspE/PulE family protein: MLTVAPKSLIGNILLEKGAISQQQLREALNNHRQTDQPLGQVLVDLGYVTKKQVSQYLDYQEQMEEEVIHIQEIDKALLKLFSEQILRRYKIFPLFKKGNKLTVAMAEPANVIAIDDLKVISNLDIVPVEVQEQIIELAIDLYYDITKREVNDKEQRLVITDEEEVPIIQLVYQIIDRAIDQGASDIHIEPQEKRVRIRYRIDGMLILGMELAPTLDKAIISRIKIMSQLNIAEKRVPQDGRIQYGKQSRNFDLRVSTMPTVYGEKAVIRILNPESIKKYQLAQLGFSAYNLKSFQKCLRATSGMVLITGPTGCGKTTTLYAILNELNLEDRNFSTIEDPVEYRLEGINQTQVNTKTGMTFAVGLRALLRQDPDIIMVGEIRDRETAEIAVTAAGTGHLVFSTLHTNDALGALDRLIHMGLEIFQVASSVLVVVAQRLVRKLCPYCKEGYLVETKSPEYAFLQSTPWQDHIFYKAKGCVHCNFIGYRGRMAIQEVLQVNGNIRKLLVERAPSGELKKAALQGGMTTLKTDGIEKALQGLTSIPEVMRVAYSDEE, translated from the coding sequence ATGCTAACCGTTGCACCGAAAAGTTTAATAGGCAATATTCTTCTTGAAAAGGGTGCCATAAGTCAACAGCAGCTAAGGGAAGCCCTAAATAACCATCGTCAGACCGATCAACCTTTGGGACAAGTACTTGTTGATTTGGGTTATGTCACTAAGAAACAAGTATCCCAATATTTGGATTACCAGGAGCAAATGGAAGAAGAAGTCATTCATATACAGGAAATTGATAAAGCCCTTCTAAAGCTCTTCTCGGAACAGATCCTTCGCAGATATAAGATATTTCCTCTTTTTAAAAAGGGCAATAAACTAACTGTTGCTATGGCGGAACCAGCCAATGTGATTGCCATTGATGATTTAAAAGTGATTTCCAATCTGGATATTGTGCCGGTGGAGGTTCAGGAGCAGATCATTGAATTAGCCATAGACCTCTACTACGACATTACAAAAAGGGAAGTAAACGATAAAGAACAAAGATTAGTCATTACGGATGAAGAAGAAGTCCCCATTATTCAGTTAGTTTACCAAATCATTGACAGGGCCATTGACCAAGGGGCCAGTGACATTCATATTGAACCTCAGGAAAAGAGAGTGAGGATCCGATACCGTATTGATGGGATGCTGATACTGGGCATGGAATTAGCACCTACACTAGATAAAGCCATCATTTCCAGAATAAAGATCATGTCGCAACTGAATATTGCCGAAAAAAGAGTACCCCAGGATGGCCGCATCCAGTATGGGAAGCAAAGCCGGAATTTTGATCTGCGGGTTTCCACTATGCCCACAGTCTATGGGGAAAAGGCAGTTATTCGGATTCTAAATCCCGAAAGCATAAAAAAATACCAGCTTGCACAATTGGGATTCTCCGCCTATAATTTGAAGAGCTTTCAGAAATGTCTTAGGGCCACCAGTGGGATGGTACTAATTACCGGCCCCACAGGTTGTGGTAAAACAACAACCCTATACGCTATTCTAAATGAACTAAACCTTGAGGACAGAAATTTTAGTACCATTGAAGACCCGGTAGAATACCGTCTGGAAGGAATTAATCAGACCCAGGTTAATACCAAGACGGGCATGACCTTTGCCGTAGGGTTACGTGCTCTTTTGCGGCAGGATCCAGATATCATTATGGTGGGTGAAATTCGAGACCGGGAAACTGCTGAAATTGCTGTAACTGCAGCCGGTACAGGACACTTGGTATTTTCTACCTTGCATACTAACGATGCACTGGGTGCACTGGACAGGCTTATTCACATGGGGCTTGAGATTTTTCAAGTGGCTTCCTCTGTATTGGTGGTTGTAGCACAGCGCCTGGTTCGCAAGCTCTGTCCCTACTGCAAGGAGGGCTACTTAGTTGAAACCAAGTCTCCTGAATATGCTTTTTTACAAAGCACTCCTTGGCAGGATCATATTTTTTATAAAGCAAAAGGTTGTGTGCATTGCAACTTTATTGGCTATCGCGGGCGCATGGCCATACAAGAGGTGTTGCAAGTTAATGGTAATATCCGTAAACTGCTGGTAGAAAGGGCTCCTAGCGGTGAATTAAAGAAAGCAGCCCTCCAGGGGGGCATGACAACCCTTAAAACTGATGGTATAGAGAAGGCCCTTCAGGGCTTAACCAGTATCCCAGAAGTTATGCGGGTGGCCTATTCCGATGAGGAATAG
- a CDS encoding type II secretion system F family protein, whose amino-acid sequence MAVFFKYQAKKYSGEEVRGRIKADHKNTALQMLRKQRLFVTKIWQVPEPGYLSVKIKSGVQVKELALFCRQFATLSSSGVPIVQSLYLLKEQTGNKALKGALEAIAEDLQGGKSLGQALSSHHKIFSAFFINMVEAGEMSGSLDHVLDRLADYFERAYELREKFKTAITYPAFIMSMAICTIGCVFIFVLPTFAQIIIELQAPISLPTAIVIQISEWLKGNWVSLLFFPLLSGLLYKKYTQTPQGKRRLDYLTLQTPVYGKIVKQMNIVRICRTLAILLESGITLMTGLELIKNQTRNTLFKEALEQAIESLKKGIGLSVPLQESSYFPPMVSHMIRVGEETGGLDTVLRKITDFYEKEVHRTITRLSTLLEPVLICLIGGIISFIMISILMPIFSIMDAM is encoded by the coding sequence ATGGCTGTGTTTTTTAAATATCAGGCCAAAAAGTATTCAGGAGAAGAAGTTAGGGGCCGGATAAAAGCAGATCATAAAAATACAGCCCTTCAGATGCTCCGGAAACAAAGACTTTTTGTTACGAAAATATGGCAAGTACCTGAACCAGGGTATCTGTCTGTAAAGATAAAATCAGGGGTACAGGTCAAAGAGTTGGCTCTTTTTTGTCGTCAATTTGCTACTCTAAGCAGTTCTGGAGTACCTATCGTTCAGAGCCTCTATCTTTTAAAAGAACAGACAGGGAATAAGGCTTTAAAGGGTGCTCTGGAGGCTATTGCAGAAGATCTCCAGGGGGGTAAGTCCCTGGGCCAAGCATTATCAAGTCACCACAAAATATTTTCAGCCTTTTTTATTAATATGGTTGAAGCGGGGGAGATGAGTGGCTCCCTAGATCATGTTTTGGACCGTTTGGCAGATTATTTTGAAAGGGCCTATGAATTAAGAGAAAAATTTAAAACGGCCATCACCTACCCTGCTTTCATCATGTCCATGGCAATATGTACCATTGGTTGTGTTTTTATCTTTGTTCTTCCCACCTTTGCCCAAATCATCATAGAATTACAAGCTCCGATTTCTTTGCCCACAGCCATCGTGATTCAAATCAGTGAATGGTTAAAGGGAAATTGGGTTAGCCTATTATTTTTTCCTCTTTTGTCAGGGTTATTGTATAAAAAGTATACCCAGACTCCCCAGGGGAAAAGGCGCTTGGATTACCTCACTTTGCAAACGCCTGTTTACGGAAAAATTGTTAAACAGATGAATATCGTACGTATCTGCCGGACGCTGGCTATTCTTTTGGAAAGTGGCATTACTCTGATGACAGGGTTGGAGTTAATAAAAAACCAAACACGAAACACCCTTTTCAAAGAAGCCCTGGAGCAGGCCATTGAAAGTCTAAAAAAAGGAATTGGCTTGTCTGTACCTCTGCAAGAAAGTAGCTACTTTCCTCCTATGGTCAGTCATATGATTCGAGTGGGAGAGGAAACCGGAGGTTTAGATACGGTTCTGAGAAAAATTACAGATTTCTATGAAAAGGAAGTGCATCGAACCATTACCCGTCTGTCGACGTTATTGGAACCTGTCCTAATTTGTTTGATTGGGGGGATCATTAGCTTTATTATGATTTCTATTTTAATGCCAATTTTTAGCATTATGGATGCCATGTAA
- a CDS encoding type II secretion system protein GspG, which translates to MKWVKNNRGFTMIEILVVITMIGILSTIVVPKITSQMDKPKKSRAMIEIKTIKDALDIYFAENSSYPTTQKEIAEVMRDNGVLGEKFGKYSALDPWKNPYYIKITTNEYTIWSEGPKTGTELDDIVTTNEDTEVYVDKNNNLDPSTATTDSTKNGTISTEGS; encoded by the coding sequence ATGAAATGGGTAAAAAATAACCGGGGTTTTACCATGATTGAGATTTTGGTGGTGATCACGATGATTGGCATTTTATCTACCATTGTTGTTCCCAAAATAACCAGTCAGATGGACAAACCCAAAAAAAGTAGGGCCATGATTGAGATTAAAACCATAAAGGATGCCCTGGACATTTATTTTGCAGAAAACAGTAGCTATCCAACCACTCAAAAAGAAATAGCTGAGGTTATGCGGGATAACGGAGTACTTGGGGAAAAATTCGGCAAATACAGTGCCCTGGATCCTTGGAAGAATCCCTACTATATAAAAATTACGACTAATGAGTACACCATCTGGTCAGAAGGGCCTAAAACAGGTACAGAGCTAGATGACATTGTAACGACTAATGAAGATACAGAGGTTTATGTTGATAAGAACAATAATCTAGACCCTTCAACAGCCACTACAGATTCCACCAAAAACGGAACTATCTCAACGGAGGGTTCATAA
- a CDS encoding GspH/FimT family pseudopilin, whose protein sequence is MNTKFYKKLLSVFGKNQAFSLVEVIISLLFITTILAIALPKLTNSLAHYQTITTVRQLVSDIQFTQQLATKSEDPYAGYEIFFKPTKEQYLILHGTKTLRTVTFPNAVDLAGTNLSQGGKINFLSFNIQGNPLNAGTITIINRRSGKGYFIHITVLTGRIRVDTT, encoded by the coding sequence ATGAATACAAAATTTTATAAAAAACTCCTTAGCGTATTTGGTAAAAATCAGGCCTTTAGCCTGGTTGAAGTTATCATATCCCTTCTCTTTATTACAACCATTCTAGCCATTGCTTTACCAAAGCTAACCAATTCACTGGCACACTATCAAACCATTACCACCGTTCGTCAGCTTGTCTCAGACATTCAATTTACCCAGCAATTGGCCACAAAAAGTGAGGATCCCTATGCTGGCTATGAAATATTTTTCAAACCTACCAAAGAGCAGTACCTAATTCTACATGGCACCAAAACTTTAAGAACTGTAACATTTCCCAACGCTGTGGATTTGGCCGGCACAAATCTTTCACAGGGCGGCAAGATAAACTTTTTATCCTTTAACATCCAGGGCAACCCTTTGAATGCAGGAACCATCACCATTATTAATCGAAGGTCCGGCAAAGGATATTTTATTCATATTACTGTCCTAACTGGCAGAATACGGGTTGATACTACTTAG
- a CDS encoding type IV pilus modification PilV family protein, whose protein sequence is MSGGKITGQSKGFTFIEVLAAMSILMIVLLPITTILFQTKRFNMENERKLKARQLAQAKIEEIKAMDWQKFKGDFLLEPSYATSEEPASFGSEYRDEKYLADNDINPRNDFTYRVRLWPTEYSYLYTVQVTVYYQEAGKEKWQTLYTEKLRR, encoded by the coding sequence ATGAGTGGGGGCAAAATTACCGGGCAAAGCAAAGGATTTACGTTTATTGAAGTATTGGCAGCCATGTCTATTTTAATGATAGTTCTACTACCCATTACCACGATTTTATTCCAGACAAAACGCTTTAACATGGAGAATGAACGTAAATTAAAGGCCAGGCAGTTGGCCCAGGCTAAAATAGAAGAAATAAAAGCAATGGATTGGCAAAAATTTAAGGGGGACTTTTTATTAGAGCCTTCTTATGCAACCTCGGAAGAACCTGCCTCCTTTGGTTCGGAGTATCGGGACGAAAAATACCTGGCAGATAACGATATAAATCCCAGGAATGATTTTACCTATCGAGTTCGACTTTGGCCTACTGAGTATAGCTATCTCTATACCGTACAGGTAACGGTTTATTATCAGGAAGCAGGAAAAGAAAAATGGCAGACCCTTTATACCGAAAAACTTCGCCGATAA
- a CDS encoding PilW family protein, whose translation MADPLYRKTSPISWLKGFNKSGFSLIEVLVASVIFVVLVNIAYGLLFSSLFSYFRLSNESDVLAQLRIAMNRMEREVREARWLTSNTSASVLKFRLPKHMTQANQGIPLTYSRDKIISYYVSNGQLLRQIYDIPPTGFDGSAPNRGDPVVRYNEGVNVIARNIQSLELTYLPAETEDHSYKTAVRITIRGQAPGCKTLLLTSTVGIRAQRGW comes from the coding sequence ATGGCAGACCCTTTATACCGAAAAACTTCGCCGATAAGCTGGCTTAAAGGCTTTAACAAATCTGGCTTTAGCCTGATCGAGGTATTGGTGGCCAGTGTTATCTTTGTTGTGCTTGTAAATATTGCTTACGGATTACTGTTTAGCAGCCTTTTCTCCTATTTTCGCCTCAGTAACGAAAGTGACGTATTGGCACAATTGCGCATCGCGATGAATCGTATGGAGAGAGAGGTCCGGGAGGCAAGATGGTTAACCAGCAACACCAGTGCTTCAGTCCTTAAATTTCGTCTACCAAAACATATGACACAAGCCAACCAAGGGATACCCCTTACATACTCCAGGGATAAAATAATCTCTTATTACGTTAGTAATGGGCAATTGTTACGGCAAATCTATGATATCCCGCCCACAGGTTTTGATGGGAGCGCCCCCAACCGGGGGGATCCCGTTGTTCGCTATAATGAGGGTGTCAATGTCATTGCCCGCAATATTCAATCCCTGGAGTTAACCTACTTACCTGCTGAAACAGAAGATCATTCATACAAAACAGCGGTAAGGATTACAATCAGAGGACAAGCCCCGGGGTGCAAGACCCTGCTCCTGACCTCAACAGTGGGAATAAGAGCACAAAGGGGTTGGTGA